The DNA segment TGGAAGTACTCGTACTTCAGGACATCTCCGCCTCCCCGGGCCATGAAGAAGCTCCCCGGACCCTGGCGGAGTCTCCCCGGAACCACGGTGAGGATGTTGGAGCCAAGACTCGTGAGCTGCTCCATGATCTGAGCCCGCATGCCCTGCCCCAGGCCCACCATGGCCACGACACTTGCCACCCCAATGATGACACCAAGCATGGTGAGGAACGACCGGAGCTTGTTCGCAAGAAGGTTGAAAAGAGCCGTCCGGAAGCTCTCCGAGAGGTTCATCCTTCCCCCTCCTCGAAGGCTTTTTCTCTTCTGAGCTCCTCAAGAATTCTCCTTGCCTCAAGCCGGTCTGTGACATCTTCATTCTTGAGGATTCTCCCGTCCCGGAAATGGATCACCCGTCGGGCGTGCTGGGCGATATCCCGCTCATGGGTCACAAGGATGATGGTCTTCCCTTCTTCGTTGAGCTCCTGGAAAATGGCCATGATTTCCTCTCCCGAGAGCGTGTCAAGGTTTCCGGTGGGCTCATCGGCAAGGACAATCGCCGGATCGTTCACGAGCGCCCGGGCAATGGCCACCCGCTGCATCTGCCCTCCGGAGAGCTCATTCGGCCGATGGTGCATCCGATCCCCCAGTCCAACCCGCTCAAGGAGCCTCCGGACTTTCTCCACCCGAAGCTTCCGGGGCACCCCCGCGTAAAGGAGCGGGAGCTCCACGTTCTGGAAAGCCGTAAGGCGGGGAAGGAGATGGAAGTTCTGGAAGACAAAGCCGATTTTACGGTTCCGGATTTCGGCAAGCTGGTTCTCCCTGAGCGAGGAAACCTCCACCCCATCGAGGACGTACCTCCCCTCAGTGGGAGTATCAAGGCACCCCAAGATGTTCATGAGGGTGGTCTTCCCTGAGCCTGAGGGTCCCATAATGGCGATGAACTCCCCAGGGAAAACGGTAAAAGTCACTCCCCGCAGCGCCTGGACCTCCACTTTCCCCGTGCGGTAGACCTTCACCAAGTTCTCCACCTGGATAACCGGCTCCATAGCCTCACCTTCTCGGGGCTGGGGGACCGACAGGGATTGGGACTCCGCGCGGAGAGGAACCCGTTTGCCTTGGAAGAGGTGTCCCCTGCGGAGCCTCAGGAGGGGTCACGAAAACCTCCTCTCCCTCCTTCACCCCTTCGACCACCTCGACAAAGGTATCGCTCCGCACTCCCAGGGTGACTTCTCGAGGTTCTGCCTGTCCCTCGGCATTCTTCACAAAGACGAAAGCCTTGCCATCTCTCTCCTGCACTGCGCTCACCGGGACAAGGAGGGCGTTCTCCTTTTCTTCAACCACAATCTCCACATTGGCCGTCATTCCTGCCCGGAGGAGATTCTCGGGGTTGGGAAGATGCACTGTGACATCGTAGGTGACGACGTTTTCGGTCGTTTTCCCCTGGTAGGCGATGGCCACTACCTCTCCCTCAAAAGTCATCCCCGGGAAAGCATCAAGGGTGATCCGCGCTTTCTGCCCCACTTTCACCCGGGGAATGTCCACCTCGTTCACTGGAACGTCCACCTTCATGGTGGAGAGATCGGCCACCACTACAGGGCTTGTTCCCCCTGAGGCACTCGTTCCACTTGAGACGAAATCCCCCTCTTCCACGTTCACCGAAAGAACGATGCCCGCAAGAGGAGAACGAATTTCGGCCTTCTCAATCCGCCGCTCTATGGAACGGAGAGAGGCCTCGATTTCCTCAATTCTTGCCCGAGCCCGGGCGACGTCTTCAGCCTTGGGTTTCTTCCGGGTCTCCTCAAGTTCTGCTTGCGCCACGGCGAGCGCCTTCTCCCGCCGGATAACTTCGTTTCGACTCGCTTCGAGCTCCTCTTTTGAGATGGCCCCTAAAGCAAAGAGTTTCTCGTTCCGGGCCAAGGCTTTCCTGGCCTCTTCAAGGCTCAGGAGGGCTTCGGTGTACTGGGCCTCTTTCGAGCGGAGCTCAACTTCTGTTGCTCCCGCCAGGAGCTCCTCAAGGTCGATTTGGGCAGACTTGAGCTGAGCCAGGACCTGGGCTTTCGAAATCTCAAGGTCCTGGGTATCAAGGCGAAGGAGGAGCTGCCCTTTCTCGACCACATCACCTTCCTTGACGAGAACCTCGGCCACCTTGCCGCTTTCCTCAGCGATAATCTCGACTTTCGAGAGGGGCTCCAGAGTCCCAAGTTCCGACACGGTATCGGCTATTCTCCCCCGGCGCACCGGGACAACCTGAGGGGTGTTCGCCTTGAGTCCTTTCTGCGGCGAATTCTGCCCCTGGGGAGAAACACAGCCACCAAGAAGAAAAAGAAGAGCAAAAAGAAGAACAGCGACACTTCGAGCAAGGTTCTTCTTCATCCGTTTTCTCCTCCTTGCGAGGGAAAGAGCGTTTCCCAGAGAATTGGCTCCTCAATGCCCCGAAGGAACTCAAGGAAGCTCTCAAGAAGTTCGTAACGGGCACTGTCGTAATCGTTCTGGGCCGACAAAAACCCAAGCTCGCTCTCAAGGAGTGTCGTTCCATCAAGTACCCCAAGGTCGAA comes from the Candidatus Caldatribacterium sp. genome and includes:
- a CDS encoding efflux RND transporter periplasmic adaptor subunit, giving the protein MKKNLARSVAVLLFALLFLLGGCVSPQGQNSPQKGLKANTPQVVPVRRGRIADTVSELGTLEPLSKVEIIAEESGKVAEVLVKEGDVVEKGQLLLRLDTQDLEISKAQVLAQLKSAQIDLEELLAGATEVELRSKEAQYTEALLSLEEARKALARNEKLFALGAISKEELEASRNEVIRREKALAVAQAELEETRKKPKAEDVARARARIEEIEASLRSIERRIEKAEIRSPLAGIVLSVNVEEGDFVSSGTSASGGTSPVVVADLSTMKVDVPVNEVDIPRVKVGQKARITLDAFPGMTFEGEVVAIAYQGKTTENVVTYDVTVHLPNPENLLRAGMTANVEIVVEEKENALLVPVSAVQERDGKAFVFVKNAEGQAEPREVTLGVRSDTFVEVVEGVKEGEEVFVTPPEAPQGTPLPRQTGSSPRGVPIPVGPPAPRR
- a CDS encoding ABC transporter ATP-binding protein; translated protein: MEPVIQVENLVKVYRTGKVEVQALRGVTFTVFPGEFIAIMGPSGSGKTTLMNILGCLDTPTEGRYVLDGVEVSSLRENQLAEIRNRKIGFVFQNFHLLPRLTAFQNVELPLLYAGVPRKLRVEKVRRLLERVGLGDRMHHRPNELSGGQMQRVAIARALVNDPAIVLADEPTGNLDTLSGEEIMAIFQELNEEGKTIILVTHERDIAQHARRVIHFRDGRILKNEDVTDRLEARRILEELRREKAFEEGEG